TTTGCAACACTGTATTTGTTGCGTCTCTACTATCCGAGATGGAAAGCAGAATGGCGCTTCTACTCCGACAGATCTAAAAGAAATAACTACGGTCGCTGGGCTACCCGCCAGGATTGGCAGGGAGCTTTTAGCTACTGAGAAAAAAGAAATCGAGTAGGAAGAAAGCCGGTCATGCCGGCTTTCTGTCCTCTCACACCACCGTACGTACCGACCGGTATACGGCGGTTTGTCAGAATAACTTAGTTTGGTGAGTTGTTTTCCAGTAATAGTGATTGGCGAACCCTACATACCCTTGTTTAGTAAAGTAGTCGTTGTTCAAGGCTCGGTGCAGTATTGCACTGTTTGCAATGCGGCAGTAGCCTTTACGACTGTTGCTCCACTCATAAGCTTTACCCACATTAATTCCCAACATTTTCAGGTTTTTCCACCGTGTTGATGGCCTTTTCCATTGTTTCCATATTCCCATTCTTAGACGTGTTCTTACCAACCTGTCCAGTTCTTCCATTCTGCTTTTGGCCGTGGCTATCCGAAAGTAATTCACCCAACCTACTATTATGGCCTCCATCTTCTTTATCTTGTCTTTCACTTTGCCGGGGGCTTTACGCTGCGTTTGATCCTTCATCTTCTCTTTAATCTTTCTCAGCGATTTAGATGCAATGCGCACTGCCCACCCTTTCTCTCTTCGATAAAAAGAGAAACCCAGAAGCGTACTCTCTATCGGACGGCTCACTTTACTTTTTGTACGGTTTACTTTTAGCTTTAGCTTCTTTTCTATGAACTCGGTGATTGTTGACAGCACGCGCGTCGCTGACTTTTCACTTTTCACGTAGATGCTACAGTCATCGCAATACCGTACAAACCGGTGGCTTCTTGCCTCTAACTCTTTGTCCAGTTCGTTTAAAACAATGTTGCTCAGCAGGGGGGAGAGAGGGCTGCCTTGAGGAGTGCCTTCCTTACGTTCTATCACAACCCCATTTTCCATCATCCCGCAATTCAGGTATGAGCGCAGTAGTTTCAGCGTCCTCTTGTCAGCTATCTTTTGGGCCAGAAGCGACATTAGCCGGTCATGGTTCACCCGATCGAAAAACTTGTCTAAGTCCAACTCCACTACCCATTCATAGCCGTCGTTCAGGTTTGTTTGTGCCTGATACAATGCCTGATGAGCGTTCCGGTTTTCTCTAAACCCATAGCTATAATTGGAAAACTCTCCTTCATACTGTGGGCTTAGCCATTGGGATATTGACTGGGTAATTAGCCTGTCGATTACAGTAGGTATTCCCAACATTCTTTTACCGCCGCCATTTTCCTTGTCTATTTCTACTTTCTTAACTGCCTGGGGGCCGTACCTGCCTTCTAAAATACTGGTCCGCAACGTCTGCCAGTTCGTATTCAGGTAGTCACGAAGTTCATCGGTCTGCATACCATCTATACCCCCCGCTCCTTTATTGGCAGTTACCTGCTTAAAGGCTTTTTGTACATTGCGGATATCTAATATTTCTTCCAGCATACTATTACTTTGAAAAAAAAAAAATCATCCCGGCGTCACTCCCATTGATTGCATGATGAGGCTCAACTCCTCCTGTGTTTTACTTTCAGCTTCCGGCTTATCCTCGCACAGGTAGTTTTCCAGTGTTCTTCCGTTGTGATCGCCTCGCTCATAAACGGCTTGTTCATTTTCGCCATTCTAACATTCGGTCCTTCTTCCTTTTGTGAGACTTCTGCTTTTGCCTTCGTTTCGGGATGCAGCTCGTTGCCGGCTTACTATGACCTCGGCTGACTTCTGATGGCACCTTGAAGCCATTCTTTATGCTGACTTCTGTTTCCGCTTCGGTATTCTCTCATACCTCTGCCGGATTGCCAGCAGATCTCCCAGGGTAAGGTTATACGCTTTCCATTCATGTAGCCCCGGTATTTACACAACATGGTTCCGTGCAGTATAGGGCTTTTGTCTGTGATGCGACATCGCCCACCATGCCTTGCCTTGTATACCATTTCTGTTCGTGGGCTCGAATGTTTGCCGCCGGCTTCCTTCAGATTCGTGGTCACCCACGACACCCTTGCCTTTGGCTAATGATACGTACTGCAACGCTCATTCAGGACTTACACCTTAGAGCTTATAACCATGCCTGGCGCACATCAAAAGGTGTACCAGATTTGGTACACCTTTTTTGTTTTATGGAAGTTTTAAAAGATAGCCGCCGTTTTTTACTGATACCGCAGGCATCAGCAAAAAAACGGCTTTATGGCCTGCGGCCAGCTCAAAAGTTTAGATATCTATAGCATACCGATCCTTTCTTTGTATAGGCGATTAAGACCGTTTGTTGATCTACAGCTTTTACTACCGGAAATGTTACATATAGGCTGTCATTCGTTAATATTCCTGATTTAATCACCTCTCCATTTCCTTTCCTCAGCTGGTAGCCTACCCTGCTATTAAACTCCTTTCCTACCTTCACTGGTTCATCCCATACTATCATCAGCTTGTCATCGCCCACTGTTGTGATCTGCGGATGCTTTGCCATTGGTGTTGTGCACACGGTATCTCTTTGTGAATAGGTTTGTCCTTCATCGGTAGAATGCGTGTAATACACACCTTGCCCACCACCCATTGTAAACCATACACAATGCAGCCCGAAACTATTCGCTGCCATTGCAGGTCCTGTATGCGGGCAACCCCGCACTACCCAGTTATCAGCACTGATCCTTGCAGGAGCTGAAAATGTCGCCCCTTTATCCACAGATAATAAGTGTACCATATCACGAATAGAATCACTAATGATATCTCTGAATGCTACATGCAAATGTCCTTTGGGGTCTGTGTAGAGATCTGTACGGCAACATTGACAGGCTGTCTCCGCGATCGCATGCTCGCCCCTGAAACCTTGATGGCCACTGGTTTTTGCAAAGTACAAAGTAGATCCTTCTGCATTGATGTCTTTCCTGTTATCCAGCCAGATAGCCCCTGCTTCTCCATCAGGTAATAAGGCCACGTCAAAATAACGCTGATCATAACTACTCGTATCTGTTACGAGTTGTTGTGGTGCAGACCATGTTTTTCCGGTATCTAATGAATG
This window of the Chitinophaga sancti genome carries:
- the ltrA gene encoding group II intron reverse transcriptase/maturase codes for the protein MLEEILDIRNVQKAFKQVTANKGAGGIDGMQTDELRDYLNTNWQTLRTSILEGRYGPQAVKKVEIDKENGGGKRMLGIPTVIDRLITQSISQWLSPQYEGEFSNYSYGFRENRNAHQALYQAQTNLNDGYEWVVELDLDKFFDRVNHDRLMSLLAQKIADKRTLKLLRSYLNCGMMENGVVIERKEGTPQGSPLSPLLSNIVLNELDKELEARSHRFVRYCDDCSIYVKSEKSATRVLSTITEFIEKKLKLKVNRTKSKVSRPIESTLLGFSFYRREKGWAVRIASKSLRKIKEKMKDQTQRKAPGKVKDKIKKMEAIIVGWVNYFRIATAKSRMEELDRLVRTRLRMGIWKQWKRPSTRWKNLKMLGINVGKAYEWSNSRKGYCRIANSAILHRALNNDYFTKQGYVGFANHYYWKTTHQTKLF
- a CDS encoding sialidase family protein gives rise to the protein MKNKLWIVLAGLLSACHPNKEQEYTLSHGEASCAFISETADGKKVISWIETQQGADTGTMYYAVQQGDTFSTPQVIPVANNVLPHAENMPKLVFKPDGEIIAMYGIEQHDPRNQWAGRVFYTHSLDTGKTWSAPQQLVTDTSSYDQRYFDVALLPDGEAGAIWLDNRKDINAEGSTLYFAKTSGHQGFRGEHAIAETACQCCRTDLYTDPKGHLHVAFRDIISDSIRDMVHLLSVDKGATFSAPARISADNWVVRGCPHTGPAMAANSFGLHCVWFTMGGGQGVYYTHSTDEGQTYSQRDTVCTTPMAKHPQITTVGDDKLMIVWDEPVKVGKEFNSRVGYQLRKGNGEVIKSGILTNDSLYVTFPVVKAVDQQTVLIAYTKKGSVCYRYLNF